A single Bos mutus isolate GX-2022 chromosome 16, NWIPB_WYAK_1.1, whole genome shotgun sequence DNA region contains:
- the MXRA8 gene encoding matrix remodeling-associated protein 8, producing MELRAWVLLWRLVLLQSSAVLLSSGPSGPATSDRSVVSESTVSWAAGARAVLRCQSPRMVWTQDRLHDRQRVVHWDLSGSKAGGPARRLVDMYSTGEQRVGEQRLGEQRVGEQRVYEPRDRGRLLLPPSAFHDGNFSLFIRAVEETDEGLYTCNLHHHYCHLYESLAVSLEVTDDPRAAGAHWDGEKEVLAVERGAPALLTCVNRAHVWTDRHLEEAQQVVHWDRQPPGVPHDRADRLLDLYASGERRAYGPPFLRDRVAVEADAFARGDFSLLIDPVEPADEGTYSCHLHHHYCGLHERRVFHLRVTEPAARPPPPPPPRDSPGNGSSHSGAPGPGARDPTLTRGRSVINVIVPEGRAHFFQQLGYVLATLLLFILLLITVVLATRQRRRGGYEYSNKKSKSKGKDINMAEFAVASGDQSLYRSEDIRLDYKNNILKERAEVAHSLPPAKNIDLDKEFRKEYCK from the exons ATGGAGCTGCGGGCCTGGGTCCTGCTCTGGAGACTTGTGCTTCTGCAGA GTTCTGCCGTCCTTCTGTCTTCAG GGCCATCAGGGCCCGCGACCTCTGACAGGTCCGTGGTGTCCGAGTCCACAGTAAGCTGGGCAGCAGGCGCCCGGGCGGTGCTGCGCTGCCAGAGCCCGCGCATGGTGTGGACCCAAGACAGGCTGCATGACCGCCAGCGCGTCGTCCACTGGGACCTCAGCGGCAGCAAGGCTGGCGGCCCCGCGCGCCGACTGGTGGACATGTACTCGACGGGCGAGCAGCGCGTGGGCGAGCAGCGTTTGGGCGAGCAGCGCGTGGGCGAGCAGCGCGTGTACGAGCCGCGCGACCGCGGCCGCCTCCTGCTGCCTCCCTCCGCCTTCCACGATGGCAACTTCTCGCTGTTCATCCGAG CGGTGGAGGAGACTGACGAGGGGCTGTACACCTGTAATCTTCACCACCATTACTGCCACCTCTACGAGAGCCTGGCCGTGAGCCTCGAGGTTACCGACGACC CCCGGGCCGCCGGCGCGCACTGGGACGGCGAGAAAGAGGTGCTGGCTGTGGAGCGCGGCGCGCCTGCGTTGCTGACGTGCGTGAACCGCGCGCACGTGTGGACTGACAGACACTTGGAGGAAGCGCAGCAGGTTGTGCACTGGGACCGCCAGCCTCCCGGGGTGCCGCACGACCGTGCGGACCGCCTGCTCGACCTTTACGCGTCCGGCGAGCGCCGCGCCTACGGGCCGCCCTTCCTGCGCGACCGCGTGGCCGTGGAGGCGGACGCGTTCGCGCGCGGCGACTTCTCGCTGCTTATCGACCCGGTGGAGCCTGCAGACGAGGGCACCTACTCCTGCCACCTGCACCACCACTACTGCGGCCTGCACGAGCGCCGCGTCTTCCACCTGAGGGTCACCGAGCCAGCTGcccggccgcccccgcccccgcccccgcgggACTCCCCGGGCAATGGCTCCAGCCACAGCGGCGCGCCCGGCCCAGGTGCAAGAG ATCCCACCCTGACGCGAGGCCGCAGCGTCATCAACGTCATCGTCCCCGAGGGCCGAGCCCACTTCTTCCAGCAGCTGGGCTACGTGCTGGCCACCCTGCTGCTCTTCATCCTGCTGCTCATCACGGTCGTTCTGGCCACCCGGCAGCGCCGCCGTGGAG GCTACGAATACTCCAACAAGAAGTCCAAGTCAAAGGG gaaagacataaacatggCAGAGTTTGCTGTGGCCTCCGGGGACCAGTCTCTTTACAGGAGTGAGGACATTCGACTAG ATTACAAAAACAACATCCTGAAGGAGAGGGCTGAGGTGGCCCATAGCCTCCCACCGGCCAAGAACATCGACTTGGACAAAG AGTTCAGGAAGGAGTACTGCAAATAA